The Chitinivibrionales bacterium genome includes the window TTATAGCTGGTAATACCCTGACGCAGGGATTCCCATGTGTCGTCAAAAGAAATCAGTGATATGCTTTCCGGTACTTCGATTTCATTTAAATCCAGGTACTCGATTGCGGCCAACGCCACCGTGTCATTGGCCGCAACCCAGACGGTGACTGAATCATCGGCAAGCGCCGCGTCAAAGAGCGAATGAAGTTGACGGTTGAACTCTGCTATGGTCAATATCCGCCATTGTAACTGAAAATTAAAATATGAATCCATTCGGTTGATATAAAAACGGGGAATATCTTTTTTCCATTTATTAAAAAATTCTACCAGCGGCTCGATAGGACAGTTTTTCAGAGCGTCATCATGATATGAACTATGTATATCGGGAGGATTGTTCCAGGTACAAGAGGTAACGGCCGAATCATAACCGGCCCCGGCAAATATTTTTCTTATTCCAGCAAGACGATTTTTTGACCAGGCAGCCTGATGAAACGGAGAAATATAGGCGACTTTCCGGTGTCCCATTTCGAGAAGATACCGTGCCGCGATTTCACCGGGTAAGGGAGATATGGCGGTAGTGAAATGTTTGACATAAGGCTTTTGAGCATAGAGTGGAAGCTCCCAGCCTCCAACAACATCAAGAACTGCAACCGGTTTTCCAAATGATGACAACCGACGTAAAAATATGTCACGACATTCGTCATTCTGAATGACAATATAAAGATATCCCAACACCGAATCATCGTCACTCAGCGTTGAAATGGGTCTCAATCGCTCATCACTCCGGGCAAAAAAGAACTTGCCGCTTTCCATATATCCCACTACCTGCAATTCCACATTTGCCCGGCTACATTCCGATTCCAGCGTCCGGATGCATTCTTCGTTGAGGGACCCGGCCCATAGTTTCTTTTCTTGATCGGACAACATAATGACCCTCACACAAGAATTCGATCGTGAGGACGACAAAGAAACGACATGGTACAATCTGTTCCGGGGGGCAAGGACTCCTTCTTCACAGAGAGCAGTAAGCGCCTTTTTCAAGGGGCGAAATGATATTCCGTATTTTTGCCGGAGTTCTTTTAGTGTCGGGAGCACTCCGTTGCTGCCGTAAACGCCGTTGAGAACATCTTTCAACAACCGCAACCTGATTCGCTGCCAGAGACAACTCGACCTTACTTTTTGAACCGGCTCGTTGAGTGTTGACTTAAAAACCCCGATCTTTTGTAAAGCATCCGATGTGACAATAAAGGGGTTCCCCCGAATGCCTTCAACAATACCTTTCTCACGAAGAATATTCATAGCTTTCCACATGGTTACCGGGGACACACCGGATGATTGGGCAAGCCGGGGAATGCCCGGAAGACGGTCACCGGGAGAAATACGGCCTGATGATATTTCCGTGAAAACGGATTCAATTGCTTTCTTTATACCGGGCGATATTCGCATACGCGCACTCAACTAT containing:
- a CDS encoding GntR family transcriptional regulator: MRISPGIKKAIESVFTEISSGRISPGDRLPGIPRLAQSSGVSPVTMWKAMNILREKGIVEGIRGNPFIVTSDALQKIGVFKSTLNEPVQKVRSSCLWQRIRLRLLKDVLNGVYGSNGVLPTLKELRQKYGISFRPLKKALTALCEEGVLAPRNRLYHVVSLSSSRSNSCVRVIMLSDQEKKLWAGSLNEECIRTLESECSRANVELQVVGYMESGKFFFARSDERLRPISTLSDDDSVLGYLYIVIQNDECRDIFLRRLSSFGKPVAVLDVVGGWELPLYAQKPYVKHFTTAISPLPGEIAARYLLEMGHRKVAYISPFHQAAWSKNRLAGIRKIFAGAGYDSAVTSCTWNNPPDIHSSYHDDALKNCPIEPLVEFFNKWKKDIPRFYINRMDSYFNFQLQWRILTIAEFNRQLHSLFDAALADDSVTVWVAANDTVALAAIEYLDLNEIEVPESISLISFDDTWESLRQGITSYNFNMQAVVHTMLGYVLNTRSVKSMGFYRPVEIEGMIIERMTTGKMQLKE